CGAGAAGCAGGACGCGCGCGCGATCCCCTTGGCCCGCATCTCCTCGCGCAGGCGCGGGTCGCTCAGCACGCGCCACATGGCCACCGCAATGGCCTCGGCGTCGTGGGGCGGCACCAGAATGCCGGCGTCGCCCACCACCTCGGGCAGCGAGGAGACGTTGGAGACGATGACCGGCGTGCCGCACGCCATGGCTTCCAGCGCGGGCAAGCCGAACCCCTCGTAGAACGACGGCATGACCAGCGCGCGCGCCGTGTTGTACAGGTACAACAGGTCTTCGGGCGGAACCTGCTGGAGGAATATCACATCCTTCTGTAGCCGCAGGCGTTCCACCGCCGCCAGCGAGTCATCCACCAGCCAGCCCAGTTTTCCCACCACGACCAGTTTCGCCCCGCTGGCGTACCGTTCCAGCAGCAGGCGGAAGGCTTCAAACAGCGTGGGGAGGTTCTTGCGCGGCTCAATCGTGCTGACAAACAGGACGAACTCGTCGGAGATGCCGTAGCGCTGGCGGACGGCGGCCATGGCCTGTTCGTCGTCAACGGGGCGGAACAGGGGGTTGGCGGCCTCGTAGATGACCGAAATCTTG
This window of the Chloroflexota bacterium genome carries:
- a CDS encoding glycosyltransferase family 4 protein, producing the protein MRIGIDARLVHYTQAGIAQYILQLVSQLANLDTGNEYVILQHRRDKAPLVQRPNFRRHSVWTPSHHRLEQWTLPAEIRGLRLDLLHSPDFIPPFRRNCLSVITVHDLAFLLFPQFMTRESANYYGQIDVAVRNTDHIIAVSQSTSEDLQRLLGVSESKISVIYEAANPLFRPVDDEQAMAAVRQRYGISDEFVLFVSTIEPRKNLPTLFEAFRLLLERYASGAKLVVVGKLGWLVDDSLAAVERLRLQKDVIFLQQVPPEDLLYLYNTARALVMPSFYEGFGLPALEAMACGTPVIVSNVSSLPEVVGDAGILVPPHDAEAIAVAMWRVLSDPRLREEMRAKGIARASCFSWEKTARQTLEVYHEVMSQT